Part of the uncultured Cohaesibacter sp. genome is shown below.
CTTGCCGCCCTGCAGCAGCCCGTTGAAATCACGCACAGAAAGCCCGGCATCCTGCCAGATAAGGGTGAAAGATGGCTGCTGGAAGATATAGGGGGAGGCCAGCTCCAGACTACGTGCCTTGATCGCCACATCCAGCTTGATCGGCAGATCCTCAGCCGCAGCAACAGGTGCGATAAACGGCAGATCAGGCCAACTGCTGCCTACGGAGGTCAGACGCCCTGCACCCACAACCGTCTCGCCAAGCCAGATGCCATCCATGTCCCCCAGTTCAACAGATCCCTTGAGCTGGCGACTGTTGGCGATCTGCGTAAGGGCGAGCGTTCCGGACACCGGTTGTTCATCCCATTGCCCCTTGATCCCCTCAAGAGACAGATTGCCCTTTTCAAACGCAAGGGTTGCCGCCAGCGAAACCGGCAACGCCTCACCGGGGTTGCTCAGAGATACCCCGGTCGACATCAGATAGGGGGCCAGATCATCGGTCTTGAAACTGAGGTCACCGCTGGTTTCGATGCCCTGAGCCATGCGCCCTCCCGGCGCAGCTTGCAGGCTGCCCGTGTAATTGAGTGCACCATCGTCGGACTTGAGCGAGGCCGCAACCGAGGCTCCGTCCGACAGTACGCCATCCAGAGACAGCGATGCCGACAGCGCCGGCAGATCGACCAGCCCGCGACCAAGACCGATCAGGCTCAAGAGCTTCTGGCCATCCGGATTGTCGAGTTTGGCGCTGAGCGAAAGCATGCCCTTGGCCCAATCATCCAACGGCCCGTCCAGCGAACCCTCAAGCGATCCGCGCCCACCGCCAAGCATGCCTCCCAGTTGCACCGTCAGGCCATGATCGGCATTGCCGCCGGCGATGGTGAAGGAGAGGTCTGCAGGTGACATGACATCCTGCCTGCCAGCCAGCCAGTCGGCGACCGGCTGATCGGGCAGCAAGCGCTTGATCAGTGTGGAAAGTCCTTCCAGATCAGCAGCGCTGACCTTGCCGGTAATGCGCCCGTTCGGCTTGTTGGCGAGATCCTTCAGAACACCACTGGCAGAAATGCTTGCCCCGGCAAAGTCATCAACGCTCAGATGGTCAATCTCAACGCCACCTTCCGCCAGATGCAGCTTGGTGCTTAGGGTCTTGCCCTCGAAATCCCCCGCCGACAGGCTGCGGGTTTCGATATCAAGCGCAATATCGCGCAAGGGCGCGGCCTTGCCGGTGGAATTGTTGAGCAGAAGCGAGCCGAACCCCATGACAGCGTCGAGATCAATGCGCTCTGCATCGAGATTGATCGAGAGTGCATCACCCTTGCCATCGACGCCCGACTGACCGGCGTACCAGTCGATATAGCCGGAGGCCCGGTCGCCGTCCATGAAGATGTCAAGATCGGAAATCTGGATCCGGTCCGATTTGACGAGCAGCTGCCCGCTCATGTCAAAGGGCTTCAACTGGCCGCTGGTCGGGGCGTCCTTGAGCCACCATTTTGAAAAGGCGGCAGGCTGATCGGAGCGAATCCGCGCCTGCCCCTCAAAGCCGTGATGCTGGCCGCCGCTATCGATCTGACGCGAGAACAGCCCCGACAGCGAGACCGTCGTCTGTCCCGGCAGGTTCGCCGTCAGTTCATCGATGCGCCAGGCCGAGCCGACGAGTTCGGCATCAAACTGCAAATCCCGGATCACACCACCGCCAAGGATCACACCGGGGACGTCGAAGCCGACATGTCCGGGGATATCCGGCACAGGCATACGGATCAGAGCCTCGGCGAGCCTGGAGACTCCCTCCTGAAGATTGATCGGTGCATTCGGGCCCTCGCCCAGCGCCCGGTCAAAATCGAGCTGGCGCGATGACACCACCACATCAAAGCGCGGATTGGCACCGAAATCCACTGTCCCTGCGCCGTTGAGGCGATAGGCCTGATCCACGGGCCCGTGTGAGAACTCGAATTTCGGCAAGACCAGTGACGATGCGGTCAGATCGCTGCTGCCGGAAAGCGACCATGGCGTCACCGTTCCTGCTGCCCCTTCGATGGCATTGGAGATCTCGGTCGTGCCGATATAGTGGAAGCGCTCGTCCTCCCCTTCCTTGACATTGCCGTCCATCGCAAGGGAGACCGCGAAGTTGGCCGGGGTCAAAAGGCTCTTGACGCGCATGCCTTCAGCGCTGGCAGCCCCCGTTGACAGCATCAGAGAATAGGGTTCACCATCCATCCGGAAAGAGGTTTCGATCTTGTAGGGACCGATCAGCGAGCGCGCTTCCAGCGCACCATTGAGCCCGGAAATCGCCTTGCTGCGCCCGGTGCTCTTGTCGAGAAAATCGATTCTGCCATTTTCGATCCGCACATCATTGAGGCGGATCTTTTCCATGTCGAGATCCCAGAGCTTGCCGCCTTCGCGCCGCCAGTCGAACCGGCCCTTTTCATCCACTTCCAGCTTGAGGGAAGGATTGTTTAGGGTCATGTCCACGACTTCGATCTTGCCCTGCACCAGCGGGAACAGCTCGACCCGCACATCGAAGGCATCAACCGTCAGAATGGGGGATTGTTCGTCGGGTCCCACATGCACGCTCTCGAAATGCAGGCGCGGCATGGGCAGGATCTGCATGTCAGCATCGCCCAGCACATGCACCGGCTGACCAAGGGCCAGTGTAGCCTCCCGTTCGAACGCGGCGCGATAGGATGTCCAGTCGACAAACAGAGGCCCGACCAGCGCAATCACCAGCGCCAGCAAGATCGATCCACCAATCGTGAAGTACAGACTATTCAGGACCCCGTCCCCCTGGAGAATAGGCAGCGCACACCGAAGCCACCGACCCCGACAAAAAAGCGGTTCGACCGAGCCCTCCCGGCCCGACCGGCTGATAAACACAAAGGAGACCCTGCTGCAAAAACCGCTCGTCCAATCCGGGCTCCGTCAGCAAGACCGGCAACAGGCAGAAAGCCTGTACCGTGATGACCTTGTGACGGGATGACCGTTCCAATGCACTCCGTTGGTAATTCTTAAAAAATCCTTATTCCCAAATAGCACCTGCACCGCCATCTGAAAAGAACAAACCGGGCGGTACAAAGACTGATGAGACAAAGGAATTCTGCTCTTTGGGAAAGCTAACGCACTGAATTAATTCTGCTGAGGCAGAATTTTCCCCGGATTCATGATGTTTTTGGGGTCAAATGCCTGTTTGATGGCAATCATGTAGGCAAGCGCCGGGCCGAATTCCTTTTCCATGTATTTCATCTTTCCCTGCCCGACACCATGTTCCCCGGTGCAGGTTCCGCCCATGGCAATCGCCCGCTCGGCGAGTCGCCCGAGGAATTCGTCTGCCCGGGCATGCTCTTCCGGGTTTTCCGGATCGAGCAGCAGCTGGACATGGAAATTGCCATCCCCGACATGTCCGACGACAGGCGCGAGAAAGCCACTGGCTGCGATATCCTTCTGCGTTTCGCGGACGCATTCGGCGAGACGGGAAATGGGAACACAGGCATCGCTCGAAACGCTCTTTGCACCCGGACGCAGCGAAAAGGTTGCCCAGTAGGAATCATGACGCGCTGCCCAGAGCCGCGTCCGGTCTTCCGGCTTGGTGGCCCATTCGAAGTC
Proteins encoded:
- a CDS encoding AsmA family protein, with product MLALVIALVGPLFVDWTSYRAAFEREATLALGQPVHVLGDADMQILPMPRLHFESVHVGPDEQSPILTVDAFDVRVELFPLVQGKIEVVDMTLNNPSLKLEVDEKGRFDWRREGGKLWDLDMEKIRLNDVRIENGRIDFLDKSTGRSKAISGLNGALEARSLIGPYKIETSFRMDGEPYSLMLSTGAASAEGMRVKSLLTPANFAVSLAMDGNVKEGEDERFHYIGTTEISNAIEGAAGTVTPWSLSGSSDLTASSLVLPKFEFSHGPVDQAYRLNGAGTVDFGANPRFDVVVSSRQLDFDRALGEGPNAPINLQEGVSRLAEALIRMPVPDIPGHVGFDVPGVILGGGVIRDLQFDAELVGSAWRIDELTANLPGQTTVSLSGLFSRQIDSGGQHHGFEGQARIRSDQPAAFSKWWLKDAPTSGQLKPFDMSGQLLVKSDRIQISDLDIFMDGDRASGYIDWYAGQSGVDGKGDALSINLDAERIDLDAVMGFGSLLLNNSTGKAAPLRDIALDIETRSLSAGDFEGKTLSTKLHLAEGGVEIDHLSVDDFAGASISASGVLKDLANKPNGRITGKVSAADLEGLSTLIKRLLPDQPVADWLAGRQDVMSPADLSFTIAGGNADHGLTVQLGGMLGGGRGSLEGSLDGPLDDWAKGMLSLSAKLDNPDGQKLLSLIGLGRGLVDLPALSASLSLDGVLSDGASVAASLKSDDGALNYTGSLQAAPGGRMAQGIETSGDLSFKTDDLAPYLMSTGVSLSNPGEALPVSLAATLAFEKGNLSLEGIKGQWDEQPVSGTLALTQIANSRQLKGSVELGDMDGIWLGETVVGAGRLTSVGSSWPDLPFIAPVAAAEDLPIKLDVAIKARSLELASPYIFQQPSFTLIWQDAGLSVRDFNGLLQGGKVSGGLDLDNVEGEAVLKSHIRIDGAALAPLIWERDGRAVARGQVDVNLDVESQGRSMAGVISGLSGTGTFALRDAVLNYINPQAFAQVVRAVDAGMDLKDTDIRKVFLSHMDAGSTDVKRMEGTFVIAGGALRASNIEADAEILKSRGNLMIDLSNQTLDGDWSIKVEPAKEDAVTGAQPEVGLSFSGPLAAPKRMVDVAPFTGYLTIRAFEREVDRVEKLQADILEKDRMRRLLRLYREQAKHREDERLAAEQAVIDAQKAAQLAAAEADAKKAAEAKAAQDAVAARIKAEQEAAARAEAARKAAEQKALEAEQARQRAEAEAQKVEAARRQAEKLAEEARKAEAEARRLKALQQQQGSDQPLVEPEIKSGGIVVRPLEDLTATPTPVTPSPVTPSPVTPLPLEPIAPEETYVPLPGKLPVLPRDRVAPLLNPGISLPFTDKDLSSDYIIQNY